Part of the Aminivibrio sp. genome is shown below.
ACGGCGTCGATGCAATCAACAGGACACGGCATGCCATGGAATAGTTCTCCCCTTTCCCTTTCGGATTCCCCAAGCGAGGCGGACCCGAAACGAAAAAACAGCCAGCGTCGCATCACAATGCGGCTCCGGCTGAAAACAGGCTCTCAAAAAAGGGGACCCCTGGTCCCCTTTTCCCTACTGGTCGGAAGTCTCTCTCTGGCCGTAGTTGATGCCCTGATACTTCCTCTGGAACTTCTCGAGCCGGCCCGCTTCCGTAAGAACGCGGCTGCCCTTCTTCCCGGTGTAGAAAGGATGACAGGAGGAGCATACACTGACCCTCAGCTCCTTGTCGGTGGAACGGGTTTCAAACGTGTTGCCGCAGGCGCACGTCACCGTGCATTTCTCGTAGCGAGGGTGAATATCCTTTTTCATCTATGAGACACCTCCGAAGAAAATCGTGACCAGTAAATTGTCACTAAACAAACAGAAACTCTATCACAGGACGCTTTCCCGTGCAAGAGCCATTTTTCGTCCGGAAATTACGCTGAAAAGGGCCTGGGTCAGATATGCATAACCCCGAGGCCGCATCGTTCGTGATGTGCCACGGCGTGATAGGCTGTATCCCCCATGACGGCCACGGAGATCCACTTGCTGTTCCTGACGATGGCGATTTTCGCTCCCACGCTGGCTTCGAGCATTCCCACCACCAGGAAGCCGTCAAGGGCCTCCAGGGCAGCGTGCATGAGAGCATGCATTTCGTTCCGTTTCTTCTCCACTACCCCAGCGTTGAGCGAAGCCCCGACAAGCGCCCTGGTTATTTTCTGCGGGAGATCTCCCGCAAGCCCCCCCACTTCGGTGGCGACAGATCTCCAGCCGATGGACGAAAGCTCTTTCTTGAAAACGCACTCTGTCTCGTTGCTCGTCGTCGCCGCCAGAAGAAGGGCCGCCCTCCCCACCTGGCTCTCGTCTTCGATCCGAATCCTGAGGTTCAGGTCAATGCCCGGCTGCTCGCTCTCCACTCCCCTGGAGTTGATGTCCAACGACAGCGGCTCCTTTTCCCGGCCGTGAGACTGCGGGGAAGGCCGGGGAGTCCCTTCTTCAGGACATTCCGCTCCCGCTTCCATTTCCACAGATTCGTCCTCCAGCTCTTCCTGAGGGGCGTTGAAAATTTTCTTCCAGATCACGAACATACAGCTCCTCTCTGGTGTATTCTAGTACGCATTATAAAGGAATCGGGGAAAAGAATCACTTCCCGGCTGTTTTTCTCATCGATGGAGGAAAACCGGCAGGCAGA
Proteins encoded:
- the rpmE gene encoding 50S ribosomal protein L31, whose amino-acid sequence is MKKDIHPRYEKCTVTCACGNTFETRSTDKELRVSVCSSCHPFYTGKKGSRVLTEAGRLEKFQRKYQGINYGQRETSDQ
- a CDS encoding HutP family protein, with translation MIWKKIFNAPQEELEDESVEMEAGAECPEEGTPRPSPQSHGREKEPLSLDINSRGVESEQPGIDLNLRIRIEDESQVGRAALLLAATTSNETECVFKKELSSIGWRSVATEVGGLAGDLPQKITRALVGASLNAGVVEKKRNEMHALMHAALEALDGFLVVGMLEASVGAKIAIVRNSKWISVAVMGDTAYHAVAHHERCGLGVMHI